One part of the Astatotilapia calliptera chromosome 9, fAstCal1.2, whole genome shotgun sequence genome encodes these proteins:
- the fam168b gene encoding myelin-associated neurite-outgrowth inhibitor produces MNPVYSPAPTGVPFTNTKGIGYPAGFPLGYAAAAPMYTPNIYAGANPGFPNGYAQSAPFKVSCSPSTGTVPPYSSSPNPYPTAVYPVRSTYPQQNPYAQALIPSQQQGPYYTQALYAPPPHVIHHTTVVQPNGMPAAMYAPPIPPPRNNGVAMGMVAGTTMAMSAGTLLTTPSPAPVAPHPVTMPTYRPPGTPSYSYVPPQW; encoded by the exons ATGAACCCAGTATACAGCCCTGCACCAACAGGGGTCCCCTTTACCAACACTAAGGGTATAGGTTATCCAG CTGGATTTCCTCTAGGATACGCAGCGGCTGCTCCAATGTACACTCCCAACATCTACGCAGGAGCAAACCCAGGCTTCCCTAACG GCTATGCTCAAAGTGCTCCCTTCAAAGTGTCCTGCTCTCCCAGCACAGGGACCGTCCCACCGTACTCATCCTCCCCAAACCCCTACCCAACTGCTGTGTACCCTGTCAGGAGCACCTACCCCCAACAGAACCCCTATGCACAG GCACTAATACCTTCACAACAACAAGGCCCTTACTACACACAGGCTCTGTATGCTCCACCGCCTCATGTCATCCATCACACGACAGTGGTCCAGCCCAATGGGATGCCTGCAGCGATGTATGCCCCGCCTATCCCTCCTCCCCGCAACAACGGTGTCGCCATGGGCATGGTAGCCGGCACCACTATGGCCATGTCAGCTG GAACTTTGTTGACAACTCCATCACCAGCGCCCGTCGCTCCCCACCCAGTCACGATGCCCACATATCGGCCTCCTGGCACACCCAGCTACAGCTACGTGCCCCCGcagtggtga
- the nrros gene encoding transforming growth factor beta activator LRRC33 gives MPVHRLTPILLCLLHMWRTLTPVSSHPQHRRCQLIQQTACCNNGQLTSVPEGLPENIEELQLNYNLFETLQNASLLSYPSLTALSLACNNLSKIELNTFQDSKLLKSLNLANNSLYNSYEETSLALRKLSGLIALDLSENKLTDEMAALLLQNLTSLEYLNLSGNLLLRVDEASFRDLHQLKELDLQRNLIFEIDNAFDSSPKLQRLNLAFNYLPCLTDFHMIQLEVLNVSHNFIEWFISRQDLNDTFQLETLDLSDNKLLFFPFLPSQSNLRYLYLSHNAIKFYEHLADNDMFPNSTKTVEFYNFNKEINNVTAQLWDENLHGDISSLETLDLIGNSVEYFPKGFIQKMPTLSRLQMHTNCLRTLNLTSEQFSRSLYELDVSNNELSQISADKATLTTLGNLTYFNLSLNGLKWVPMGLFSSLQSIRSVDLSYNNIDICLSEEAEISMHTNSTCMNWKNVMSLRQLYLKGCNLKIIPNTAFAGLSLTHLELSDNPGVTIHQSIQSLSTTLQHLGLGNTHIQDIDFSHFQSLKSLNISKNFLLHLPHSLQNLNLKVLDLRDNRLSTIPSGQANALAPKLQTIFLTGNQFNCCQTEWFRTFEATNTIHMVEQSAITCKDLFLRTHRVENPQSFLCFDDGESIFWYILLFVPVFLFFTGVSIIVLLTFKPTLLQKSIKKKCLKPTSY, from the exons ATGCCAGTCCACAGGCTCACACCCATCCTTCTCTGCTTGTTGCACATGTGGAGAACGCTGACGCCAGTCTCGAGTCATCCGCAGCACCGTCGATGTCAGTTG ATACAACAAACGGCTTGCTGCAATAATGGTCAGCTCACATCTGTGCCTGAAGGACTTCCAGAAAACATCGAAGAGCTTCAGCTCAACTACAACCTCTTTGAAACACTACAGAATGCCTCTCTTCTCAGTTACCCTTCACTAACCGCCCTGAGCTTAGCTTGCAACAATTTGAGTAAAATAGAATTGAACACTTTTCAAGActcaaaacttttaaaaagccTCAATCTAGCAAACAACAGTCTTTATAACAGCTACGAAGAAACCAGCCTTGCATTAAGAAAGCTATCAGGTCTTATAGCGCTAGATCTTTCTGAGAATAAGCTTACAGATGAAATGGCTGCCTTGCTTCTTCAAAATCTCACGTCACTAGAGTACCTCAATCTTTCTGGGAATCTTTTGTTGAGAGTGGATGAGGCCTCATTCAGGGATCTGCACCAGCTTAAAGAACTTGACCTACAAAGGAATTTGATTTTTGAGATTGATAATGCTTTTGACAGCAGTCCAAAGCTACAGCGACTCAACTTGGCCTTTAACTATCTGCCCTGTCTCACTGACTTCCACATGATTCAGCTGGAAGTCCTCAATGTCAGCCACAACTTCATTGAGTGGTTCATCTCAAGGCAAGACCTCAACGACACTTTCCAGCTAGAGACTCTCGATTTATCAGACAACAAactccttttctttcctttcctgcCCAGCCAGAGTAATTTAAGGTACCTTTACTTGTCTCACAACGCCATTAAATTCTACGAACACTTAGCAGACAACGATATGTTCCCAAACTCAACAAAAACTGTGGAATTCTACAACTTTAACAAGGAGATCAATAATGTGACCGCTCAGTTGTGGGACGAAAACCTTCACGGTGATATATCCTCTCTAGAGACTTTAGATCTGATAGGGAACTCTGTGGAGTATTTCCCTAAAGGATTCATCCAGAAAATGCCCACCCTGTCTAGActtcaaatgcacacaaactgcCTGAGAACCTTAAATCTAACATCTGAGCAGTTCTCTCGTAGCTTGTATGAGCTGGATGTTAGCAACAATGAACTAAGCCAGATCTCAGCGGATAAAGCTACTCTGACCACTCTTGGCAATTTGACATACTTTAACCTGAGCCTGAATGGTCTTAAGTGGGTACCCATGGGATTATTTTCCTCACTGCAAAGCATCCGGTCGGTGGATCTCAGCTACAACAACATTGACATTTGCCTTTCTGAGGAAGCTGAGATCAGTATGCACACTAATTCAACTTGCATGAATTGGAAGAATGTTATGTCCCTGAGACAGCTTTACCTTAAGGGATGCAACcttaaaataattccaaacactGCATTTGCGGGGTTGTCGCTAACGCACTTGGAGCTATCCGATAACCCCGGAGTAACCATCCATCAATCAATACAAAGTCTTAGCACAACATTACAGCATCTAGGTTTAGGGAACACTCACATACAAGACATTGACTTCTCCCATTTCCAGAGTCTGAAGTCTTTAAACATTTCAAAGAACTTTCTGCTACATCTTCCCCATTCACTTCAAAACCTCAACCTGAAAGTGCTTGATCTGAGGGACAACAGACTTTCTACCATCCCCTCTGGTCAGGCTAATGCATTAGCCCCAAAGCTGCAGACTATTTTCCTCACAGGAAATCAATTCAACTGTTGCCAGACCGAATGGTTCAGGACATTTGAAGCAACAAACACCATCCACATGGTCGAACAGTCAGCCATCACATGCAAGGATCTCTTCCTAAGGACACACAGAGTGGAGAATCCACAGTCGTTTTTGTGCTTTGATGACGGGGAGTCGATCTTTTGGTACATTCTGCTGTTTGTCcccgtctttctttttttcacaggaGTCTCTATCATTGTTCTCCTCACCTTTAAGCCCACACTGCTACAAAAGTCCATCAAAAAGAAGTGTTTGAAGCCAACGTCTTACTGA
- the fbxo45 gene encoding F-box/SPRY domain-containing protein 1, producing MSGAAGGGGGSSCLGAAAAASCSSTGSPYAAAAGGGAGVAGRLPARVLEHVFSYLELTDLMRCSLVCWHWNNILADENSEVWRSLCSRTLSDEALRSDILCNLPTYKGKLKAFQHALSSHDCSRNVYVKKNGFTLHRNPIAQSTDGARGKIGFSEGRHAWEIWWEGPLGTVAVIGIATKRAQMQCQGYVALLGSDDQSWGWNLVDNNLLHNGEVNGNFPQCNNAPKYQIGERIRVILDMDDKTLAFERGFEFLGVAFRGLPKTCLFPAVSAVYGNTEVTMVYLGKPLDG from the exons ATGTCTGGAGCGGCGGGTGGGGGAGGAGGCTCCTCCTGCTTGGGCGCAGCAGCGGCAGCCAGTTGCAGCTCCACCGGCTCTCCATATGCGGCTGCAGCCGGAGGAGGCGCAGGGGTGGCGGGGAGGCTACCAGCGAGGGTTTTGGAGCATGTTTTCTCCTACCTGGAGCTGACTGACCTGATGCGGTGTTCGCTGGTCTGCTGGCACTGGAACAATATCCTGGCGGATGAAAACAGCGAGGTGTGGCGCAGCCTCTGCAGCCGGACTCTGAGCGACGAGGCTCTGCGGTCTGACATCCTTTGTAACCTGCCCACCTACAAGGGCAAA CTCAAGGCCTTTCAGCATGCTTTGAGCTCCCACGACTGCTCCCGCAACGTTTACGTGAAGAAGAACGGCTTCACTCTGCACCGCAACCCTATTGCCCAGAGCACAGACGGCGCGCGGGGCAAAATCGGCTTTTCGGAAGGGCGACATGCCTGGGAAATCTGGTGGGAGGGCCCCCTGGGCACCGTGGCAGTGATAGGTATCGCTACGAAGCGGGCGCAGATGCAGTGCCAGGGCTACGTAGCCCTCTTGGGCAGCGATGACCAGAGCTGGGGCTGGAACCTGGTCGACAATAACCTGCTTCACAACGGAGAAGTCAACGGGAATTTCCCCCAGTGTAACAATGCACCTAAATATCAG ATCGGGGAGAGAATACGAGTGATTCTAGACATGGATGACAAGACGTTAGCCTTTGAGAGAGGTTTTGAGTTTCTCGGAGTGGCTTTCCGTGGACTGCCCAAAACCTGCCTGTTCCCTGCTGTGTCTGCAGTATACGGCAACACTGAAGTCACCATGGTGTACCTGGGAAAACCTCTGGACGGCTAG